Proteins from one Mobula birostris isolate sMobBir1 chromosome 10, sMobBir1.hap1, whole genome shotgun sequence genomic window:
- the LOC140203845 gene encoding immunoglobulin mu heavy chain-like — MVSNIIQIQLLLLFAGSCLAGTNFRVSSAKMVATEGSPVSLQCRFSYQHDNRYFLWLYVPPSGGGALKKLLYWEPGSQQPIYLAGSTDRYLARKDIRRGTMSLQINRATSTDTTRYFCQITDNLWDVNATDWCGCGISLSVERMRSPDVRLQAPFQEGAVWSARATLICKAVGFYPESITFRWMVDRKSHSLPTEQDGPVRSSSGTYSASSQIHIPLPEWDRVGSVYCLVTHVSRDAPVVSVFQRKAVPAPQPPVTFLLRPPETPSGDGASVTVTCGATGFYPASVSFGWEVEGRPVTSGVRNTEPVRTPDGTYLAISTLNTPRSRWSSGARHTCLISHQQLDQPVRKDIDVHDWDPVMCASSPASHQSLTTPLTTEAMEMDSTTVVPAPQPPVTFLLRPPETPSGDGASVTLTCGATGFYPASVSFGWEVEGRLVTSGVRNMEPVRTPDGTYLAISTLNTPRSRWSSGARHTCLISHQQLDQPVRKDIDVYASHQSLTTPLTTEAMEIDLTTVVPAPQPPVTFLLRPPETPSGDGASVTLTCGATGFYPASVSFGWEVEGRLVTSGVRNTEPVRTPDGTYLAISTLNTPRSRWSSGARHTCLISHQQLDQPVIKDIDVYASHQSSTTPLTTEAMEIDLTTVVPAPQPPVTFLLRPPETPSGDGASVTLTCGATGFYPASVSFGWEVEGRLVTSGVRNMEPVRTPDGTYLAISTLNTPRSRWSSGARHTCLISHQQLDQPVIKDIDVYASHQSLTTPLTTEAMEMDLTTVEPCQPTWYLGEIRWLWIAAALAALVIYTSIVLCIFHGISTCRQRRRGSSPDSLWVNTDIPMEKIPADTGKGL, encoded by the exons ATGGTATCAAATATCATTCAGATCCAGCTCCTTCTCCTCTTTGCTG GCTCCTGCTTGGCTGGAACCAACTTCCGCGTGTCCTCGGCAAAGATGGTGGCCACTGAGGGCTCTCCGGTGTCCCTGCAATGCCGGTTCTCCTACCAGCACGACAACCGGTACTTCCTGTGGTTGTACGTGCCTCCCAGTGGGGGAGGAGCCCTCAAGAAACTGCTGTACTGGGAGCCCGGCTCCCAACAGCCCATATACCTCGCCGGGAGCACCGACCGTTACCTGGCCCGCAAGGACATCCGCCGCGGGACCATGTCCTTGCAGATCAACCGTGCCACGTCCACCGACACCACCCGCTACTTCTGCCAGATTACCGACAACCTCTGGGACGTCAACGCCACGGACTGGTGTGGCTGTGGGATCTCCCTCTCCGTCGAGCGCA TGCGGTCTCCCGACGTGCGGCTGCAGGCCCCTTTCCAGGAGGGGGCGGTCTGGTCAGCGAGGGCGACGCTCATCTGCAAGGCAGTGGGGTTCTACCCCGAGAGCATCACCTTCCGGTGGATGGTGGACAGAAAATCGCACTCCCTGCCCACGGAGCAGGACGGCCCCGTCAGGAGCAGCAGCGGGACCTACAGCGCCAGCAGTCAGATACACATCCCGCTCCCGGAGTGGGACCGGGTCGGGAGCGTCTACTGCCTGGTCACGCACGTCTCCAGAGACGCACCCGTCGTCAGTGTGTTCCAGAGAAAAGCTG TTCCAGCCCCACAGCCGCCAGTCACATTCTTGCTGCGGCCCCCGGAGACCCCCTCTGGGGACGGAGCCAGCGTCACAGTCACCTGTGGGGCCACGGGATTCTACCCGGCATCGGTCTCCTTCGgctgggaggtggaggggaggcCGGTGACCTCAGGAGTGCGGAACACGGAGCCGGTGAGAACCCCCGACGGCACCTACCTCGCCATCAGCACGCTGAACACCCCTCGATCACGCTGGAGCTCGGGGGCTCGCCACACGTGTCTGATCAGCCACCAGCAGCTGGATCAGCCCGTCAGAAAGGACATCGACGTCCACG ATTGGGATCCGGTCATGTGTGCCTCCTCTCCAGCCTCGCACCAATCCTTAACAACACCATTAACAACAGAAGCCATGGAGATGGACTCAACAACAGTCG TTCCAGCCCCACAGCCGCCAGTCACGTTCTTGCTGCGGCCCCCGGAGACCCCCTCTGGGGACGGAGCCAGCGTCACACTCACCTGTGGGGCCACGGGATTCTACCCGGCATCGGTCTCCTTCGgctgggaggtggaggggaggctggtgacCTCAGGAGTGCGGAACATGGAGCCGGTGAGAACCCCCGACGGCACCTACCTCGCCATCAGCACGCTGAACACCCCTCGATCACGCTGGAGCTCGGGGGCTCGCCACACGTGTCTGATCAGCCACCAGCAGCTGGATCAGCCCGTCAGAAAGGACATCGACGTCTACG CCTCGCACCAATCCTTAACAACACCATTAACAACAGAAGCCATGGAGATTGACTTGACAACAGTTG TTCCAGCCCCACAGCCGCCAGTCACATTCTTGCTGCGGCCCCCCGAGACCCCCTCCGGGGACGGAGCCAGCGTCACGCTCACCTGTGGGGCCACGGGATTCTACCCGGCATCGGTCTCCTTCGgctgggaggtggaggggaggctggtgacCTCAGGAGTGCGGAACACGGAGCCGGTGAGAACCCCCGACGGCACCTACCTCGCCATCAGCACGCTGAACACCCCTCGATCACGCTGGAGCTCGGGGGCTCGCCACACGTGTCTGATCAGCCACCAGCAGCTGGATCAGCCCGTCATAAAGGACATCGACGTCTACG CCTCGCACCAATCCTCAACAACACCATTAACAACAGAAGCCATGGAGATTGACTTGACAACAGTCG TTCCAGCCCCACAGCCGCCAGTCACATTCTTGCTGCGGCCCCCTGAGACCCCCTCTGGGGACGGAGCCAGCGTCACGCTCACCTGTGGGGCCACGGGATTCTACCCGGCATCGGTCTCCTTCGgctgggaggtggaggggaggctggtgacCTCAGGAGTGCGGAACATGGAGCCGGTGAGAACCCCCGACGGCACCTACCTCGCCATCAGCACGCTGAACACCCCTCGATCACGCTGGAGCTCGGGGGCTCGCCACACGTGTCTGATCAGCCACCAGCAGCTGGATCAGCCCGTCATAAAGGACATCGACGTCTACG CCTCGCACCAATCCTTAACAACACCATTAACAACAGAAGCCATGGAGATGGACTTGACAACAGTTG